In one Denitratisoma sp. genomic region, the following are encoded:
- a CDS encoding quinone-dependent dihydroorotate dehydrogenase, producing the protein MLYEFARPFLFALDAETAHDLTLASLRTARALHLPVACAAPAGKPVRVMGLEFPNRIGLAAGLDKNGECIEGLAALGFGHIEIGTVTPRPQAGNPKPRLFRLPQRRAIINRMGFNNHGVDALVANVQRAAWKGILGINIGKNFDTPIERAADDYLACLRKVYAHASYVTVNISSPNTKDLRQLQGESELDGLLAPLKREQESLAQQQGRYVPLALKIAPDLDEAQILVIADSLRRHRIDAAIATNTTVSRAGVEHLAHAGEAGGLSGAPVFEKATHVLDALSHYLGNEIPLIGVGGVMDGKAARAKLEAGAQLVQLYTGLIYRGPALVKEAIEATRDF; encoded by the coding sequence ATGCTCTACGAATTCGCCCGCCCCTTCCTCTTCGCGCTCGACGCCGAAACCGCCCACGACCTGACCCTCGCCAGCCTGCGCACCGCACGTGCGCTGCACCTGCCCGTTGCCTGTGCCGCGCCGGCCGGCAAGCCGGTACGCGTGATGGGTCTGGAATTCCCCAACCGCATCGGCCTGGCCGCCGGCCTCGACAAGAACGGCGAGTGCATCGAGGGGCTCGCCGCACTGGGCTTCGGCCACATCGAGATCGGCACGGTGACGCCGCGCCCGCAGGCCGGCAATCCGAAGCCGCGCCTGTTTCGCCTGCCGCAACGGCGGGCCATCATCAACCGCATGGGCTTCAACAACCACGGCGTCGACGCCCTCGTCGCCAACGTGCAGCGCGCCGCCTGGAAAGGCATTCTCGGCATCAACATCGGCAAGAACTTCGACACGCCGATCGAGCGCGCCGCCGACGACTACCTCGCCTGCCTGCGCAAGGTGTACGCTCATGCCAGCTACGTGACGGTGAACATCTCCTCGCCCAACACCAAGGACCTGCGCCAGCTGCAGGGTGAATCCGAACTCGACGGCCTGCTCGCCCCGCTCAAGCGCGAGCAGGAGTCCCTCGCCCAGCAGCAAGGCCGCTACGTGCCGCTGGCACTGAAAATCGCGCCGGATCTGGACGAGGCGCAGATCCTCGTCATCGCAGATTCCCTGCGCCGCCACCGCATCGACGCGGCCATCGCCACCAACACGACGGTCTCGCGCGCGGGCGTCGAACACCTCGCCCATGCCGGCGAGGCCGGCGGCCTCTCCGGCGCGCCGGTCTTCGAGAAGGCCACCCACGTGCTCGACGCCCTGTCCCACTACCTCGGCAATGAGATCCCGCTGATCGGCGTCGGCGGCGTCATGGACGGGAAGGCGGCACGCGCCAAGCTGGAGGCCGGTGCGCAGCTGGTGCAGCTCTACACCGGCCTCATCTACCGCGGCCCGGCGCTGGTGAAGGAAGCCATCGAGGCGACGCGGGATTTCTGA
- the rsxB gene encoding electron transport complex subunit RsxB, whose protein sequence is MLTALLVMAGIALVLGAMLGFASVRFKVKGDPLVDKIDAILPQTQCGQCGFPGCKPYAQAIAKGEAEINQCPPGGEEGIRKLADLLGKEFKPLSAEHGVEKPKQVAVIDEALCIGCTLCTQACPVDAIVGAAKQMHTIVAPLCTGCELCVPPCPVDCIRMVPVPETVETWKWKYPVVTIRLKEPA, encoded by the coding sequence ATGTTGACTGCGCTGCTCGTCATGGCCGGCATCGCATTGGTGCTCGGTGCGATGCTCGGTTTCGCCTCCGTCCGCTTCAAGGTCAAGGGCGATCCGCTGGTGGACAAGATCGACGCCATCCTGCCGCAGACGCAATGCGGCCAGTGCGGCTTCCCCGGCTGCAAGCCCTACGCCCAGGCCATCGCCAAAGGCGAGGCCGAGATCAACCAGTGCCCGCCCGGCGGCGAGGAAGGCATCCGCAAGCTGGCCGACCTCCTCGGCAAGGAATTCAAGCCGCTCTCCGCCGAGCACGGCGTGGAAAAGCCGAAGCAGGTGGCCGTCATCGACGAGGCCCTGTGCATCGGCTGCACGCTGTGCACCCAGGCCTGCCCGGTGGACGCCATCGTCGGCGCGGCCAAGCAGATGCACACCATCGTCGCGCCGCTGTGCACCGGCTGCGAGCTGTGCGTGCCGCCCTGCCCGGTCGACTGCATCCGCATGGTGCCGGTGCCGGAGACGGTGGAGACCTGGAAGTGGAAATACCCGGTGGTGACCATCAGGCTGAAGGAGCCGGCCTGA
- the ald gene encoding alanine dehydrogenase — protein sequence MKVGVPKEIKNHEYRVGLTPAGAHALTLAGHEVLVEANAGARVGFADADYVAAGARIAASAAEAYGRADMVVKVKELQAAEFPLTRPGQLLFAYQHFAPDPDLLQHVIDCGLSCVAYETVADAHGELPLLAPMSRVAGRLAPQVGAWALQMANGGSGVLLGGVAGVPPGKVVIVGAGNVGANALQIAVGMGAQVTVFDRGIEKIAALDRIYRGRITTCVADPLTLEHAIVDADLVIGAVLIPGKLSPKCISRALLRRMRPGSVVVDVGIDQGGIAETSRPTSHTNPIFVEEDVVHYCVPNMPSAVARTATLALTQATLPHALRLANLGLRRALEEDTGLMEGLQVHAGKVTHAGLAEDTGRAFTPARDALRNS from the coding sequence ATGAAGGTCGGCGTCCCGAAGGAGATCAAGAACCACGAATACCGCGTCGGCCTGACGCCCGCCGGGGCGCACGCACTGACTTTGGCCGGCCATGAAGTCCTCGTCGAGGCGAATGCCGGTGCCCGCGTCGGCTTCGCCGACGCCGATTACGTAGCCGCCGGCGCCCGCATCGCGGCGAGCGCCGCCGAGGCCTATGGCCGCGCGGACATGGTCGTCAAGGTCAAGGAACTGCAGGCGGCGGAATTCCCCCTGACGCGACCCGGCCAGCTGCTCTTCGCCTACCAGCACTTCGCCCCCGACCCCGACCTGCTGCAGCACGTCATCGACTGCGGCCTCTCCTGCGTCGCCTATGAAACCGTCGCCGATGCGCATGGCGAGCTGCCGCTGCTGGCGCCCATGTCGCGGGTGGCCGGCCGCCTCGCCCCGCAGGTCGGCGCCTGGGCCCTGCAGATGGCCAACGGCGGCTCCGGCGTGCTGCTCGGCGGCGTCGCCGGCGTGCCGCCGGGCAAGGTGGTCATCGTCGGCGCCGGCAACGTCGGCGCCAATGCCCTGCAGATCGCCGTCGGCATGGGCGCCCAGGTGACGGTCTTCGACCGCGGCATCGAGAAGATCGCCGCGCTCGACCGCATCTACCGCGGCCGCATCACGACCTGCGTCGCCGACCCGCTCACGCTCGAGCACGCCATCGTCGACGCCGACCTCGTCATCGGCGCCGTGCTGATTCCCGGCAAGCTGTCGCCGAAGTGCATCTCGCGTGCGCTGCTGCGCAGGATGCGCCCCGGTTCGGTCGTCGTCGACGTCGGCATCGACCAGGGCGGCATCGCCGAAACCTCGCGGCCGACTTCACACACGAATCCGATCTTCGTCGAGGAAGACGTCGTGCACTACTGCGTGCCGAACATGCCCTCGGCGGTGGCGCGTACGGCAACGCTGGCGCTGACCCAGGCCACCCTGCCCCATGCCCTCAGGCTGGCCAACCTCGGACTGCGCCGGGCGCTCGAGGAGGACACCGGACTCATGGAGGGCTTGCAGGTGCATGCCGGCAAGGTGACCCACGCCGGTCTTGCCGAAGACACCGGGCGCGCCTTCACCCCTGCCCGGGATGCACTGAGAAATTCATAA
- the rsxA gene encoding electron transport complex subunit RsxA: MTGYLFIVIGAVLVNNVVFGRVLGLCPFMGVSKKLETAIGMSAATTFVLTVASGASYLIDRYLLLPNGLEYLRTLSFIVVIAGLVQLTEMVIQKTSPLLHQVLGIYLPLITTNCAVLGVPLLNIAFKHNLLESLLFGFGSAVGFSLALVLFGSLRERLEGADVPLPFRGTAIAMITAGLMSIAFMGFAGLDKY; encoded by the coding sequence ATGACCGGCTATCTCTTCATCGTCATCGGCGCCGTTCTCGTCAATAACGTCGTCTTCGGCCGCGTCCTCGGCCTGTGCCCCTTCATGGGCGTCTCGAAGAAGCTGGAGACGGCCATCGGCATGAGCGCGGCCACCACCTTCGTGCTGACCGTCGCCTCAGGCGCGTCCTATCTGATCGACCGCTACCTGCTGCTGCCGAACGGCCTCGAATACCTGCGCACCCTGTCCTTCATCGTCGTCATCGCCGGCCTGGTGCAGCTCACCGAAATGGTGATTCAGAAGACCAGCCCGCTGCTGCACCAAGTGCTCGGCATCTACCTGCCCCTCATCACCACCAACTGCGCCGTGCTCGGCGTGCCGCTGCTCAACATCGCCTTCAAGCACAATCTGCTCGAATCGCTGCTGTTCGGCTTCGGCAGCGCGGTGGGCTTCTCGCTGGCGCTGGTGCTGTTCGGCAGCCTGCGCGAGCGGCTCGAGGGCGCCGACGTGCCCCTGCCGTTCCGCGGCACGGCCATCGCCATGATCACCGCCGGCCTGATGAGCATCGCCTTCATGGGCTTCGCCGGGCTGGACAAGTACTGA